Proteins from a genomic interval of Zingiber officinale cultivar Zhangliang chromosome 1B, Zo_v1.1, whole genome shotgun sequence:
- the LOC121967783 gene encoding GATA transcription factor 4-like, giving the protein MVREWESTTPGMDFAGMGDSYSVAPSAGVTPVEDDASPPYLYGLPISDTPAVDDFFPSSFNAATEVQFYSTTSSNHSFADNFQPFSGETTNSSLDFQSNYSPFNFHIPFEEEAELAWLSQFVEDSFSDVPYPYTCHVTPSGYNDRRADDCTAGRAARSKRSRSSNPSSVWSSLTPPPQPSPSSSSSSSVDIPHFLPDSAGTKGSNVCGRAGGSSNSSSGRGRKGAGEHHGGVVDGGGRRCTHCASEKTPQWRTGPLGPKTLCNACGVRYKSGRLLPEYRPASSPTFVVAQHSNSHRKVVELRRQKEFHGHVNHLTPSGPEQQLLDDKGVIC; this is encoded by the exons ATGGTGCGGGAATGGGAGTCGACGACGCCGGGTATGGACTTTGCGGGAATGGGAGATTCCTACTCTGTTGCCCCATCAGCAGGCGTTACACCAGTCGAAGACGATGCTTCTCCACCCTATCTTTACGGTCTTCCTATCTCCGACACTCCCGCCGTCGACGACTTCTTTCCCTCGTCTTTCAACGCCGCAACTGAGGTGCAATTCTACAGTACGACTTCGAGCAATCACTCCTTTGCCGACAATTTTCAGCCTTTCTCTGGCGAGACTACGAACTCCTCTTTGGATTTCCAATCCAATTATAGCCCATTCAATTTCCATATCCCG TTCGAAGAGGAAGCAGAGCTGGCATGGCTGTCGCAGTTCGTGGAGGACTCATTCTCCGATGTTCCTTATCCGTACACCTGCCATGTCACGCCTTCGGGATACAACGACCGCCGCGCCGACGATTGCACAGCCGGCCGCGCAGCAAGAAGCAAGCGGTCGAGAAGCAGCAACCCTTCTTCTGTTTGGTCGTCGCTGACTCCGCCACCGCAGCCTTcgccctcttcctcctcttcgtcctccGTCGACATCCCGCATTTCTTACCAGATTCGGCGGGCACAAAGGGAAGCAACGTTTGCGGGCGAGCAGGCGGCAGTAGTAATAGTAGCAGCGGCAGAGGGAGGAAAGGTGCAGGGGAACATCACGGCGGTGTGGTGGATGGAGGAGGGCGGCGGTGCACGCACTGCGCGTCGGAGAAGACGCCGCAGTGGCGGACGGGTCCACTGGGGCCGAAGACGTTGTGCAACGCATGCGGGGTGAGATACAAGTCCGGTCGTCTGTTGCCGGAGTACCGGCCGGCAAGCAGCCCTACCTTCGTAGTTGCTCAGCACTCCAATTCCCACCGAAAGGTTGTGGAGTTGCGCCGCCAGAAGGAATTCCATGGCCACGTAAACCACTTGACTCCATCCGGACCAGAACAGCAGCTCCTCGATGACAAGGGCGTCATCTGCTGA